A DNA window from Brassica napus cultivar Da-Ae chromosome A4, Da-Ae, whole genome shotgun sequence contains the following coding sequences:
- the LOC106446796 gene encoding PITH domain-containing protein 1, whose protein sequence is MSCTHDHNCEDHECSSDWSLYKHIDLPKVSALNESVSGSVKSVFKAWEQRLHSSGEHLESNEGDPELLVFVPFTSDVKIKSISIVGGPDGTSPSKLRVFINREGIDFSDAESMQAVQEWELAENLQGVLEYQTRYSKFQSVGNITLHFPESFGGDTTQIRYIGFKGEATQLKRDVVATIVYEIRPNPSDHKTKAETGGGFSQVE, encoded by the exons ATGTCGTGTACGCATGATCACAACTGCGAGGATCACGAGTGTTCCTCCGATTGGTCACTCTACAAGCACATCGATCTCCCCAag GTGTCTGCTCTGAACGAATCTGTCTCGGGAAGTGTTAAATCAGTCTTCAAAGCATGGGAACAGCGGTTACACTCTTCTGGG GAGCATTTGGAGAGCAACGAAGGAGACCCTGAATTGCTTGTCTTTGTACC ATTTACATCAGACGTCAAGATCAAGAGCATATCAATTGTTGGTGGTCCTGATGGTACAAGTCCTTCTAAGTTGAGAGT GTTCATCAATCGTGAAGGGATTGACTTCTCAGACGCTGAGAGCATGCAAGCCGTTCAG GAATGGGAGTTAGCTGAAAATTTGCAAGGAGTATTAGAATACCAAACCAG GTATTCGAAATTCCAGAGTGTTGGGAACATCACGTTGCATTTCCCGGAGAGTTTTGGAGGTGACACAACCCAAATACGCTATATCGGTTTTAAAGGTGAAGCAACCCAG TTGAAAAGGGATGTTGTTGCAACGATTGTATATGAGATAAGACCGAATCCTTCAGATCACAA GACAAAGGCTGAGACTGGTGGGGGTTTCTCACAAGTTGAGTGA
- the LOC106448684 gene encoding far upstream element-binding protein 1-like — MADESQYSNKRKYEEQTAPPPPPPSTRRPTGFSSGPIPSASPDPSAVPPPSSYNSVPPPMDEIQIAKQKAQEIAARLLNSADAKRPRVDNASSYDYGGDKGFSSSYSSEGRQMSNTSSIPVSYGSFTATTKKIDIPNMRVGVIIGKGGETIKSLQLQSGAKIQVTRDMDADPNAPTRTVDLTGTPDQISRAEELINEVLQDAETGGGAGSGGGGSRRMGGQPGADQFVMKIPNNKVGLVIGKGGETIKSMQANTGARIQVIPLHLPPGDPTPERTLQIDGTTDQIEHAKQLVNEILSGENRMRNSSMGGGYQQQGYQARPPSSWAPPSGPPAQAGYGYMQQGAYPGPPQYGQSPYGSYPQQTSAGYPQQGDYDYYGQQQSQAPNAGGSSAPPTDPYSYYQNASGYGQAGQGYQQDGYGGYNASQQSGYGQAGYDQQQGGYGSTANPGQEEDTSQAAPASSAPTGEEPTQGSTGQAGYGAAPTSQAGYSSLPPTAYSSGYGAPPPAGKPPAYAQNQQSPGAPGSYGYAQPAASGYGQPPAYGYGQAPQGYGSYGGYAQPPAAGGYSSDGSAGTTAPGGGGGTPASQTAPPAGPPKASPKS, encoded by the exons ATGGCCGACGAATCTCAATACTCCAACAAGCGCAAATACGAAGAGCAAaccgctcctcctcctcctcctccgtcgaCTCGTCGACCCACCGGCTTCTCCTCCGGTCCGATCCCATCCGCTTCTCCCGATCCCTCCGCCGTCCCCCCGCCGTCTTCCTACAACAGCGTCCCTCCTCCCATGGACGAGATCCAGATCGCCAAACAGAAGGCGCAGGAGATCGCCGCTCGTCTCCTCAACAGCGCCGACGCGAAGCGTCCCCGCGTCGATAACGCCTCCTCTTACGATTACGGCGGCGACAAGGGGTTTAGCTCTTCGTACTCTTCTG AGGGGAGGCAGATGTCGAACACGTCTTCGATACCTGTTTCGTACGGTAGCTTCACGGCGACTACGAAGAAGATTGATATTCCGAATATGAGAGTTGGAGTTATTATTGGTAAAGGTGGGGAGACGATTAAGTCTCTTCAGCTTCAGTCTGGAGCCAAGATTCAGGTTACGAGAGATATGGATGCTGACCCTAATGCTCCTACCAGGACTGTTGACCTTACCGGCACGCCGGATCAGATCTCTAGGGCTGAGGAGTTGATCAATGAAGTCCTTCAAGAT GCTGAGACAGGTGGCGGAGCAGGTTCAGGTGGAGGCGGCTCTCGTAGGATGGGTGGACAGCCGGGAGCTGATCAGTTTGTTATGAAGATTCCTAATAACAAG GTTGGTTTGGTGATTGGTAAAGGAGGTGAGACAATCAAGTCTATGCAAGCTAATACTGGAGCTCGTATTCAG GTTATTCCTTTGCATTTGCCCCCTGGAGACCCTACTCCAGAGAGAACTTTGCAGATTGATGGGACCACCGATCAGATTGAACATGCTAAGCAATTAGTTAATGAAATTCTCAGTGGCGAG AACCGTATGAGAAATTCATCAATGGGTGGAGGCTATCAACAACAGGGTTATCAAGCCCGCCCACCATCAAGCTGGGCACCACCTAGTGGTCCGCCAGCACAGGCTGGTTATGGTTACATGCAACAGGGAGCATATCCGGGTCCACCTCAGTATGGTCAGTCACCTTACGGAAGTTACCCTCAACAAACTTCAGCTGGCTACCCTCAACAAGGTGATTATGATTATTACGGTCAGCAGCAGTCACAGGCACCAAACGCTGGGGGAAGCTCAGCTCCACCAACAGACCCGTACAGTTACTACCAGAATGCTTCTGGTTATGGCCAAGCTGGTCAGGGATACCAGCAAGATGGGTATGGAGGTTATAATGCCTCGCAGCAATCAGGATATGGCCAAGCTGGGTATGACCAGCAACAGGGTGGTTACGGCAGCACCGCGAACCCGGGTCAAGAGGAAGATACATCTCAAGCCGCTCCGGCATCGTCGGCTCCAACTGGTGAAGAGCCTACTCAAGGTAGCACTGGTCAAGCAGGGTATGGAGCTGCTCCGACTTCTCAAGCTGGTTACAGCAGCCTGCCACCAACGGCGTACAGTTCTGGATATGGAGCACCACCACCGGCTGGGAAACCACCGGCTTATGCTCAGAACCAGCAGTCTCCTGGTGCTCCTGGAAGCTATGGGTATGCACAACCAGCTGCATCGGGTTATGGACAGCCTCCAGCATATGGGTATGGCCAAGCACCTCAGGGATATGGGTCTTATGGAGGATACGCACAACCTCCTGCTGCTGGCGGTTACTCTTCTGATGGATCTGCTGGAACTACTGCccctggtggtggtggtggtacgCCGGCTTCGCAGACTGCTCCACCTGCTGGACCGCCTAAGGCATCCCCAAAGAGTTGA
- the LOC106446795 gene encoding probable beta-1,3-galactosyltransferase 12 translates to MPLFSHRFTTASSTGPATPSYYSKPSKSHKHSSSASRVHVAIVLFSLVSLFIGLAGTIFAITSSGGPSSVYRCGGSKDTSRVFGSRKLGGNGGVLPERRKVIGLVGIQTGFDSGDRRAALRSTWFPSDPDALLRLEQATGLAFRFVIGRSKDEKKMAELEKEIKEHRDFVLLDDVEEDYLRLPYKTLAFFKAAFKLFEADYYVKADDDIYLRPDRLGTLLAKERLHSQTYIGCMKKGPVITNPKLKWYEKQGNLIGNEYFLHAYGPMYVLSAEIVASLASARNGSLRMFNNEDVTIGSWMLAMDVHHEDNRALCEPRCSPKSIAVWDIPKCSGLCNPESRLKELHNMEICSKSPTLPPDDLDQ, encoded by the exons ATGCCACTCTTCTCCCACCGCTTCACCACCGCATCTTCCACCGGCCCTGCAACTCCTTCCTACTACAGCAAACCCTCGAAGAGCCACAAACACAGCTCTTCCGCCTCTCGTGTCCACGTGGCTATCGTACTCTTCTCCCTCGTCTCTTTGTTCATCGGACTCGCCGGAACCATCTTCGCAATCACTTCCTCCGGAGGTCCTTCCTCCGTGTATCGATGCGGCGGATCTAAAGACACTTCACGAGTGTTCGGTTCAAGAAAACTCGGTGGGAACGGCGGCGTATTGCCGGAGAGACGAAAGGTTATAGGATTGGTTGGGATCCAAACTGGTTTCGATTCTGGTGATCGTCGTGCCGCTTTGAGAAGCACTTGGTTCCCTTCCGATCCTGATGCTCTTCTAAG GTTGGAACAGGCGACTGGATTAGCTTTTAGATTTGTGATTGGACGGTCAAAGGATGAAAAGAAGATGGCTGAGCTTGAAAAGGAGATAAAAGAACACAGAGATTTTGTGCTTCTTGATGATGTTGAGGAAGATTATCTACGACTTCCTTATAAAAC GTTGGCCTTCTTCAAAGCAGCTTTTAAACTCTTTGAAGCTGATTATTATGTCAAAGCCGACGACGACATTTACTTGAGACCAGATCGCCTTGGGACGCTTCTTGCCAAGGAAAGACTTCACTCACAGACGTACATTGGCTGCATGAAGAAAGGACCAGTTATAACTAATCCTAAACTCAAATG GTACGAGAAACAGGGGAATTTGATTGGAAATGAATATTTCTTACATGCTTATGGACCGATGTACGTTCTTTCAGCCGAGATAGTGGCTTCACTTGCATCAGCTCGGAACGGCAG CTTGAGGATGTTTAACAATGAAGATGTAACCATCGGATCTTGGATGCTTGCAATGGATGTACATCATGAGGACAACCGTGCTTTATGCGAGCCTCGTTGTTCCCCAAAGTCCATAGCAGTATGGGACATTCCCAAATGCTCAG GGCTTTGTAACCCGGAGAGTCGGTTAAAGGAGCTTCACAATATGGAAATATGCTCCAAGAGTCCGACATTGCCTCCCGATGACTTGGACCAGTAG
- the LOC106446793 gene encoding 50S ribosomal protein HLL, mitochondrial-like isoform X2: protein MAAALASRLTKGRSLLGGLTNAFSGLMSSSSGSILSQQQRTFIQMGTTLKVVDNSGGKEVTCIQSLRGKKGARLGDIVIGSVKEAAHKVDVKKGKDAIQKGKVKKGNVVYGVVVRAAMQKGRVDGSQVRFDDNAIVILGIKEKKKDENGKEKKKRYAGGFHQPLGTRVFGPVPHEMRLKKQLKILSLAQHLV, encoded by the exons ATGGCGGCAGCTTTAGCTTCCAGACTCAccaaag GACGTTCACTGCTTGGAGGTCTTACCAATGCTTTCTCCGGTTTGATGAGTTCATCCAGTGGAAGCATCCTTTCTCAG CAACAAAGGACGTTCATTCAAATGGGAACTACTCTCAAAGTCGTGGATAACTCTGGTGGAAAAGAGGTGACGTGCATTCAATCTCTAAGGGGAAAGAAAGGAGCAAGACTTGGCGATATCGTCATCGGTTCAGTGAAAGAGGCTGCACATAAAGTCGATGTAAAGAAAGGGAAAGATGCCATACAAAAGGGTAAAGTGAAGAAAGGGAACGTCGTGTACGGTGTGGTTGTGCGTGCTGCTATGCAGAAAGGGCGTGTTGATGGAAGCCAAGTGAGGTTTGACGACAACGCCATCGTTATTTTGGGCATTaaggagaaaaagaaagatgaaaatggtaaggaaaaaaagaaaaggtatGCGGGTGGTTTTCACCAACCGCTTGGTACCCGAGTGTTTGGTCCTGTCCCGCACGAGATGCGCCTCAAGAAGCAGCTCAAGATCCTTTCTCTGGCTCAGCATCTTGTTTGA
- the LOC106446793 gene encoding 50S ribosomal protein HLL, mitochondrial-like isoform X1 has product MAAALASRLTKGRSLLGGLTNAFSGLMSSSSGSILSQQQQRTFIQMGTTLKVVDNSGGKEVTCIQSLRGKKGARLGDIVIGSVKEAAHKVDVKKGKDAIQKGKVKKGNVVYGVVVRAAMQKGRVDGSQVRFDDNAIVILGIKEKKKDENGKEKKKRYAGGFHQPLGTRVFGPVPHEMRLKKQLKILSLAQHLV; this is encoded by the exons ATGGCGGCAGCTTTAGCTTCCAGACTCAccaaag GACGTTCACTGCTTGGAGGTCTTACCAATGCTTTCTCCGGTTTGATGAGTTCATCCAGTGGAAGCATCCTTTCTCAG CAGCAACAAAGGACGTTCATTCAAATGGGAACTACTCTCAAAGTCGTGGATAACTCTGGTGGAAAAGAGGTGACGTGCATTCAATCTCTAAGGGGAAAGAAAGGAGCAAGACTTGGCGATATCGTCATCGGTTCAGTGAAAGAGGCTGCACATAAAGTCGATGTAAAGAAAGGGAAAGATGCCATACAAAAGGGTAAAGTGAAGAAAGGGAACGTCGTGTACGGTGTGGTTGTGCGTGCTGCTATGCAGAAAGGGCGTGTTGATGGAAGCCAAGTGAGGTTTGACGACAACGCCATCGTTATTTTGGGCATTaaggagaaaaagaaagatgaaaatggtaaggaaaaaaagaaaaggtatGCGGGTGGTTTTCACCAACCGCTTGGTACCCGAGTGTTTGGTCCTGTCCCGCACGAGATGCGCCTCAAGAAGCAGCTCAAGATCCTTTCTCTGGCTCAGCATCTTGTTTGA